A DNA window from Bdellovibrio sp. BCCA contains the following coding sequences:
- a CDS encoding PilZ domain-containing protein → MTQAELKRPTGVFLLAFLFILAPLGNLLISFAGSGVSGWYEPSVLFAFLQSVSALDWLWLSLLFLTGLLLFRPHKTSWSLAIVSLSLVLLINAYRFFSHDLSHEGSFAQWQLVFSSLVTIAILILAFYFRFPYLDRRARWLFPTAHRYEFRTPVNIVGQDIFEGVTESISIAGTRVLLKRDMEGTSKELRYVDVIFPKIRNIKVKARVVEYRDNVLRLKFKELEQRDRSYLLDWFRSQIETSNESPG, encoded by the coding sequence ATGACACAGGCGGAGCTGAAAAGACCCACAGGGGTTTTTCTTTTAGCTTTTCTTTTTATTCTCGCCCCTTTGGGAAATTTGCTGATCAGCTTTGCCGGAAGTGGTGTGTCTGGGTGGTATGAACCTTCCGTTCTTTTTGCATTCTTGCAGAGTGTTTCAGCGCTGGATTGGTTGTGGCTGAGTCTTTTGTTCCTGACAGGTTTATTGCTGTTTCGTCCCCATAAAACGTCATGGTCACTGGCGATTGTCTCTTTGAGTCTTGTTCTATTGATCAATGCTTATCGTTTCTTTTCTCATGATCTTTCTCACGAGGGATCCTTCGCCCAATGGCAGCTTGTTTTTTCAAGTCTTGTGACCATTGCGATTTTGATTCTGGCGTTTTATTTCCGTTTTCCTTACTTGGACCGTCGTGCTCGTTGGCTTTTCCCAACAGCACATCGTTATGAGTTCCGTACGCCTGTAAACATCGTCGGTCAGGATATTTTTGAAGGTGTGACGGAATCAATTTCTATCGCGGGCACGCGTGTGCTTTTAAAGCGGGACATGGAAGGCACTTCCAAAGAGCTTAGGTATGTGGACGTGATCTTTCCTAAGATTCGCAATATCAAGGTCAAGGCTAGGGTGGTTGAGTATCGCGATAATGTCTTGCGATTGAAATTTAAAGAGCTGGAGCAAAGAGATCGAAGCTATCTTTTGGACTGGTTTCGATCTCAAATTGAGACATCGAACGAATCTCCGGGATAA
- a CDS encoding acetyl-CoA C-acetyltransferase, whose product MSNNKTMRPVAILGGSRTPFTKSFTHYSRTSNKDLMKATLKDLVAKTNLQGERLGDVSLGAVMKNASDWNLSRESLLSSGLDPHTPGYDVQRACGTGLETAAQIALKIASGQIESGIAGGTDTNSDIAGVLPHEFSWIMMEAQKEPSMLAKLKKFAELKPEYLKPRFPNVQEPRTGLSMGQHCELMVKDWKITREAQDELAYHSHMNAARAYEAGFYNDLVFEFNGLKKDTFVRADTTIEKLAKLKPAFDFTGTGTLTAGNSTPLTDGAAAVLLGSEDFAQKHNLPVLAYLRDAEYAAVDYVNGEGLLMAPATAVGRLLKRNNLTLQDFDFYEIHEAFAGQVLCTLKAWESDEYCQKNFGSKALGSIDRSKMNVNGGSLALGHPFAATGGRILASLAKMLSQKGSGRGLISICTAGGMGVVAIVER is encoded by the coding sequence ATGAGCAATAATAAGACAATGAGACCCGTTGCAATTCTAGGTGGCTCCCGAACTCCTTTTACAAAGTCGTTCACGCATTATTCAAGAACATCGAATAAAGATCTTATGAAGGCGACTTTAAAAGATCTTGTCGCAAAAACGAATCTTCAGGGCGAGCGTCTCGGAGATGTCTCTTTAGGAGCGGTGATGAAAAACGCTTCGGATTGGAATCTCTCTCGCGAATCTTTATTGAGTTCGGGTCTTGATCCACACACGCCTGGTTATGACGTACAAAGAGCTTGTGGGACGGGATTAGAAACGGCCGCACAGATCGCTTTGAAAATTGCTTCTGGCCAAATTGAAAGTGGTATTGCGGGCGGTACGGACACGAACAGTGATATCGCGGGAGTTCTTCCTCATGAATTTTCTTGGATCATGATGGAAGCGCAAAAAGAACCATCGATGCTCGCAAAACTCAAAAAATTTGCAGAGCTTAAGCCAGAATATTTAAAACCTCGTTTCCCGAACGTACAAGAACCTCGCACGGGCCTTTCCATGGGCCAACACTGTGAATTGATGGTGAAGGATTGGAAGATCACTCGTGAAGCGCAAGATGAGTTGGCATACCACAGTCATATGAATGCTGCTCGCGCTTACGAAGCGGGTTTTTATAATGATTTGGTTTTTGAATTTAATGGTCTTAAAAAGGACACATTCGTTCGTGCTGATACAACAATTGAAAAGCTTGCGAAACTAAAACCGGCTTTTGATTTTACCGGAACAGGAACTTTAACTGCGGGAAATAGCACGCCGCTAACAGATGGTGCAGCGGCGGTTCTTCTTGGCAGTGAAGACTTCGCGCAAAAACACAATCTTCCGGTGCTTGCTTATTTGCGTGACGCTGAATATGCGGCTGTGGATTATGTGAATGGCGAAGGGCTTTTGATGGCTCCGGCTACGGCTGTAGGACGTCTATTAAAACGTAACAATTTGACTTTGCAGGACTTTGATTTTTACGAAATCCATGAAGCCTTTGCAGGTCAAGTGCTCTGTACATTGAAGGCGTGGGAATCTGATGAATATTGTCAGAAGAACTTTGGCAGCAAGGCGTTGGGTTCTATTGATAGATCAAAAATGAACGTCAACGGCGGAAGCTTGGCTTTAGGTCATCCATTCGCGGCAACCGGCGGAAGAATTCTTGCGAGTCTTGCAAAAATGCTTTCGCAAAAAGGATCAGGTCGTGGATTGATCTCGATCTGTACTGCGGGCGGCATGGGTGTTGTTGCCATTGTAGAAAGATAG
- the ttcA gene encoding tRNA 2-thiocytidine(32) synthetase TtcA: MTVDFENPLAIKIRKQIVQALNDFNMIEDGDKIMVCVSGGKDSSILLALLTEIQRRSERKFHLEAAILDQKQPGFDAAKFKSWVESLGVKLHVIEKDTYSIVKEKVQGGTYCSLCSRLRRAILYDFAYDNGFTKLALGHHRDDVVHTALLNLFYVGTTASMPPKLRSDDERNILVRPLCYVSEREIEELATIWAFPVIPCNLCGSQDGLKRQRVKKLVRDLEKEIPNIYASIQTAMSNVKPSQMMDQNLWDFKNLKAEPSSPQDAHSPSEPSEELKV, encoded by the coding sequence ATGACAGTAGATTTCGAAAATCCTTTAGCTATTAAAATTCGTAAACAGATCGTCCAAGCTCTGAACGACTTCAATATGATTGAAGACGGAGACAAGATCATGGTTTGCGTTTCTGGCGGAAAGGATTCGAGCATTCTCTTGGCTTTACTTACGGAAATTCAGCGCCGTTCGGAAAGAAAATTTCATCTTGAAGCTGCGATCTTGGATCAAAAGCAACCGGGCTTTGATGCTGCAAAATTTAAATCCTGGGTTGAAAGTCTTGGCGTAAAACTTCACGTTATCGAAAAAGATACTTACTCGATTGTGAAAGAAAAAGTGCAAGGCGGAACCTACTGTTCGCTTTGCTCCCGTCTGCGTCGCGCGATTTTGTATGATTTCGCTTACGACAATGGATTTACGAAATTAGCTTTAGGTCACCATCGCGATGACGTTGTTCACACGGCTCTCTTGAATCTTTTCTATGTTGGAACAACGGCGAGCATGCCACCGAAACTTCGCTCCGATGATGAACGAAATATTTTGGTTCGTCCTTTGTGTTACGTTTCAGAGAGAGAAATCGAAGAACTTGCGACGATCTGGGCTTTCCCGGTGATTCCATGCAATCTTTGCGGATCGCAAGATGGACTTAAACGCCAAAGAGTGAAGAAACTTGTTCGAGACCTCGAAAAAGAGATCCCTAACATTTACGCTTCTATTCAAACAGCGATGTCCAACGTGAAACCTAGCCAGATGATGGATCAAAATCTTTGGGATTTTAAAAATCTTAAGGCAGAACCTTCTTCACCGCAGGACGCTCACTCACCTTCTGAACCCAGCGAAGAACTGAAGGTTTAG
- a CDS encoding CoA transferase — protein MKSYWQFLSGHSDDLHQISFSGPEKILPSVFDVSGFASDVIAIANLATAELKAARMNSTKISSVKVDRVEACAAFRSEALLKGQGWEIPAAWDPIAGDYMTANGWIRLHTNYSYHLQAVLNVLKVSANREEVSSKVASLNSEELEKSVVEAGGCAAVLRDYQSWQTHFHGEYAVQELPIFLEKMSSHQKPAFGAISSSEKPLSGIRVLDLTRVIAGPECTRFLSSQGADVLRIDPHGFAEVAALLPETTVGKRCAFLDISTSDGKKVFEALLREAHVLVHGLRPGALDKLGFTRERVSQINSSLVIATMNAYGWHGPWKHRRGFDSLVQMSTGIAAAGALAKNSSKPYPLPAQALDHGTGFLLAAGVCRALTELYKNRTNCFVKGSLVGAANILLKGPSGNIHSSLPEASYFESAMIDDMTYWGPVRRVRPPGEIDGEKGQWIIPAAPLGTAKAEF, from the coding sequence ATGAAATCCTATTGGCAGTTTCTAAGTGGTCACAGTGACGATCTTCACCAGATTTCTTTTTCTGGTCCTGAAAAAATTCTTCCTTCGGTTTTTGACGTCTCAGGTTTTGCAAGCGATGTGATCGCAATAGCGAACCTCGCAACTGCTGAATTAAAAGCGGCGCGAATGAATTCCACAAAAATATCCTCTGTCAAAGTGGATCGCGTAGAGGCTTGCGCCGCCTTTCGCTCTGAAGCTCTTTTAAAGGGCCAAGGTTGGGAAATTCCAGCGGCATGGGATCCGATTGCTGGAGACTATATGACGGCCAATGGTTGGATTCGTCTTCACACCAATTATAGTTATCATCTTCAAGCGGTTTTAAACGTTCTTAAAGTTTCTGCCAACCGCGAAGAGGTGTCTTCCAAAGTAGCTTCCTTAAATTCGGAAGAACTTGAAAAATCCGTTGTCGAGGCCGGTGGCTGTGCGGCAGTCCTGCGAGATTATCAAAGTTGGCAAACGCATTTTCATGGCGAATATGCCGTGCAGGAGCTTCCGATATTTTTAGAAAAAATGTCGAGTCACCAGAAGCCGGCTTTCGGTGCGATTTCTTCCTCAGAAAAACCTCTTTCGGGGATTCGCGTACTGGATCTTACGCGTGTGATTGCTGGACCTGAATGCACAAGGTTTCTCAGTTCTCAGGGGGCAGACGTTTTGAGAATTGACCCGCACGGGTTTGCAGAGGTTGCAGCTCTTCTTCCTGAAACCACTGTGGGAAAGCGTTGCGCGTTTTTGGATATTTCAACTTCTGATGGAAAAAAGGTTTTCGAGGCTCTTTTAAGAGAGGCTCATGTGCTGGTCCATGGACTTCGTCCGGGAGCTTTGGATAAACTTGGATTTACCAGAGAACGTGTGTCGCAGATAAATTCTTCTTTGGTGATTGCGACTATGAACGCTTATGGATGGCATGGACCCTGGAAGCATCGTCGTGGCTTCGACAGTCTTGTGCAGATGAGCACGGGAATTGCGGCCGCCGGAGCGCTAGCCAAAAACTCTTCCAAACCATATCCTCTTCCAGCTCAAGCATTAGATCATGGCACAGGGTTTTTGCTTGCAGCGGGTGTCTGTCGCGCTCTTACGGAACTTTATAAAAACCGAACAAATTGCTTTGTGAAGGGTTCTTTAGTGGGGGCTGCTAATATTCTTTTAAAAGGTCCCAGCGGGAATATTCATTCTTCCTTACCGGAGGCATCGTATTTTGAATCCGCGATGATTGATGACATGACTTATTGGGGACCTGTAAGGCGCGTTCGACCTCCGGGAGAAATCGACGGAGAAAAAGGACAATGGATAATTCCTGCAGCTCCACTGGGAACTGCTAAGGCTGAGTTTTAA
- a CDS encoding sugar ABC transporter substrate-binding protein, translating into MKSLVAFFFLFFSFVFSNASFAKTWKVPVLYWSMKIEGQVAMRKGFEEEISLFNKKGKDKVELISYVAGEGRKGILNQVSQLDEALKKSPQALVIQPTDNSALARGLQEANGAGVPVFAYDQYIVNGQLTSFATSDNYTGGKDNGEYIDSLYDKDHEIRIVVFEYPKVSSTTERVDGFFDALRKRNRKFKVLKRYEAVDPESGEKAVKAFLKNFPVKGSVDVIFTVNDGGGLTIVKRLLEKKRNEILHATFDGDPQSIENIKNKRLTVIDSAQFCAELGREIARSLVAYLGKEPVPEKKLVPTYPVTEKNINAYPGWMGRPVQKVATTSAVGANKELKNLREPSDIKERGFLNIRIGVAPLCPYLCEKGPGVWGGYIYDILTAVAKLHGFTVELESIPNTRLVSALQAQRVNYIIGPRYMVRYLPDVRVVGPNLGVSYTGALLSPGLREPLIDNEFVRNKKVVFADLGSESGNSLSIDYSARAIKLTGSDVADRMTKMISDRRVDLALGDYNVLRYSLLRRAHVPLQLLPTSLTGFNSLVLVSNPKEPEFGFLPQHLDAWFEKARTSNELDKILSRYNLKDWKVFNR; encoded by the coding sequence GTGAAATCTCTAGTCGCTTTCTTCTTCTTATTTTTCTCTTTTGTTTTTTCAAATGCATCCTTTGCCAAAACCTGGAAAGTTCCTGTGCTCTACTGGAGTATGAAGATTGAAGGCCAAGTGGCCATGCGCAAAGGTTTTGAAGAAGAGATTTCGCTATTTAATAAAAAAGGCAAAGACAAGGTTGAACTGATTTCTTATGTTGCAGGCGAAGGGCGAAAAGGAATTCTCAATCAAGTTTCTCAGCTTGATGAAGCGTTAAAAAAATCTCCGCAAGCTTTGGTGATTCAACCCACAGACAACTCGGCTCTTGCCAGAGGTCTGCAAGAAGCCAATGGCGCAGGTGTTCCGGTCTTTGCTTATGATCAGTATATTGTAAATGGTCAGCTGACTTCGTTTGCGACAAGTGACAACTATACCGGTGGAAAAGACAATGGCGAGTATATTGATTCGCTTTACGATAAAGACCATGAAATTCGTATCGTTGTTTTTGAATATCCGAAAGTGTCTTCAACGACAGAGCGGGTGGATGGATTTTTTGATGCTCTTCGCAAGCGCAATCGTAAATTCAAAGTTTTAAAACGTTACGAAGCTGTGGACCCGGAATCCGGCGAAAAGGCCGTTAAAGCTTTTCTTAAAAACTTTCCGGTTAAAGGCAGTGTCGACGTGATCTTCACGGTCAATGATGGAGGCGGGCTTACGATTGTAAAAAGACTGCTTGAGAAAAAGCGAAACGAAATTTTACACGCGACATTTGATGGTGATCCGCAATCAATCGAAAATATTAAAAACAAACGGCTCACTGTGATTGACTCCGCTCAGTTTTGTGCGGAACTTGGCAGGGAAATCGCACGCTCATTGGTCGCATATCTGGGAAAAGAACCTGTTCCAGAAAAGAAGCTCGTTCCCACTTATCCTGTGACAGAGAAAAACATCAATGCATACCCTGGTTGGATGGGGCGCCCGGTGCAGAAAGTGGCAACGACGTCGGCTGTCGGTGCAAATAAAGAATTAAAAAATCTGCGTGAGCCCTCTGATATTAAAGAGCGGGGCTTTTTAAATATTCGTATTGGTGTGGCGCCTCTTTGTCCGTATCTTTGTGAAAAAGGTCCTGGTGTCTGGGGCGGTTATATTTACGATATTCTCACCGCTGTCGCGAAGCTGCACGGTTTTACAGTGGAGTTAGAAAGCATTCCTAATACGAGACTCGTTTCTGCCTTACAGGCGCAAAGGGTGAATTACATCATCGGTCCGCGCTACATGGTTCGCTATCTTCCTGATGTTCGTGTCGTGGGGCCTAATCTTGGAGTTAGTTATACGGGGGCTTTGCTTTCTCCGGGCTTAAGAGAGCCGTTGATTGACAATGAATTTGTGCGCAATAAAAAAGTCGTTTTCGCGGACCTTGGCAGTGAATCGGGAAACAGCTTGAGTATTGATTATTCGGCTAGAGCGATAAAACTCACGGGTTCAGATGTGGCAGACCGTATGACAAAAATGATCAGTGATCGTCGTGTGGATTTGGCGTTGGGGGATTACAACGTTCTTCGTTATTCATTGCTTCGACGTGCTCACGTGCCTTTGCAGCTTTTGCCAACGTCACTCACGGGTTTTAACTCTTTAGTGCTCGTGAGTAATCCCAAAGAGCCCGAATTTGGATTCTTGCCACAACATCTGGATGCGTGGTTTGAAAAAGCCCGTACAAGTAACGAGCTTGATAAAATTCTTTCGCGCTACAATCTTAAAGACTGGAAAGTCTTTAATCGTTAG
- a CDS encoding TetR/AcrR family transcriptional regulator, whose product MDPKNDTKTRAIDLGRHYLQTLGFNGFSFQTIADELGIKKASLHYYFASKEDMGLALLKDYEDAYERWTTKVSSLPAEKKLEQMLNVFCKMGLDHKKICPAGVLCADFNTLPNNMKKRLIEFHDIQRQWMIDTLKQGVQEKTLRKDLSIEATADLFLTSIQGGLQVARLRGDMESFKKMIRLLIKNISI is encoded by the coding sequence ATGGATCCCAAAAACGACACGAAAACCCGCGCTATTGACCTTGGTCGCCATTATCTGCAAACACTTGGATTTAATGGATTTAGTTTTCAAACGATTGCCGATGAGCTCGGTATTAAAAAAGCGAGTCTTCATTACTATTTCGCGTCAAAAGAAGATATGGGTTTAGCTTTACTCAAAGACTATGAAGACGCTTATGAGCGTTGGACGACAAAGGTATCCTCCCTGCCTGCAGAGAAAAAGCTAGAGCAAATGCTGAATGTTTTTTGCAAGATGGGTTTAGATCATAAAAAGATTTGCCCGGCGGGAGTGCTCTGTGCTGACTTTAACACTCTTCCAAACAATATGAAAAAACGCCTGATTGAATTTCATGATATTCAACGCCAATGGATGATTGATACCCTTAAGCAAGGTGTTCAGGAGAAAACCTTAAGAAAGGATTTAAGCATTGAAGCGACGGCAGATCTTTTTCTGACCTCCATTCAGGGAGGCTTGCAGGTGGCGCGTCTTCGTGGAGACATGGAAAGTTTTAAAAAAATGATACGGCTTTTAATTAAAAATATCTCGATTTAA
- a CDS encoding mechanosensitive ion channel family protein, translating to MAEKFIKIQALYGLLELEPFILLGCLIAITWVFYKFFLREASEERHRSLRNHFRTLLRHYVVLSFLFLVFIFLQTSEPQLGNLAKVTPYVALVTFIWGNVVFVKTSRLIVLQYLFLGSMKHGVPLLLVNIFSLILSIVLLFWGITHVFGLEVGPLLATSAAASVILGLALQDTLGNLFAGISLQVDRNFEIGDWLEIVSGIQKTTGQVREITWRSTTLVGFSDELITLPNRFMANATISNFSPPENPIVRRQIFRLAYGENVEHAKQILERTVAGIGEIRGIPAPWAYVSDTNEHWIEVKIIYFIDNYGSQFNIGDKVYVRGVEALRAAGLKLARQTFEISDKRALPVEPT from the coding sequence ATGGCAGAAAAGTTTATCAAAATTCAAGCACTCTATGGGCTTTTAGAGCTAGAACCCTTCATACTTTTGGGCTGTTTGATCGCCATCACTTGGGTGTTTTATAAGTTCTTCCTTCGCGAAGCGAGCGAGGAAAGACATCGCAGTCTGCGCAATCATTTTAGAACTCTGCTTCGTCATTACGTCGTTCTGAGCTTTTTATTTCTGGTTTTTATCTTCTTACAAACTTCCGAACCGCAATTGGGAAATCTTGCTAAGGTCACACCTTATGTGGCGCTCGTGACTTTCATTTGGGGCAACGTTGTTTTCGTTAAGACCTCGCGCTTGATTGTTTTGCAGTATTTGTTCTTGGGCTCAATGAAGCACGGCGTGCCTTTGCTTCTGGTGAACATCTTCTCTTTGATTCTTTCCATTGTGCTTTTATTCTGGGGCATCACTCATGTCTTTGGATTGGAAGTCGGGCCTCTTCTTGCGACATCAGCGGCCGCTTCCGTGATTCTGGGTTTGGCGCTGCAAGACACGTTGGGAAATCTCTTTGCGGGGATTTCTTTACAGGTTGATCGCAACTTTGAAATCGGTGATTGGCTTGAAATCGTGAGTGGGATTCAAAAAACCACAGGTCAGGTGCGTGAGATCACTTGGCGCTCCACAACTCTGGTTGGTTTTTCAGATGAGTTGATCACTTTGCCGAATCGTTTTATGGCCAATGCGACGATTTCAAACTTCTCCCCGCCCGAAAATCCGATTGTTCGTCGTCAGATCTTCCGTTTGGCTTACGGGGAGAATGTCGAGCATGCAAAACAGATTTTGGAGCGCACCGTAGCGGGAATTGGCGAAATTCGCGGCATTCCAGCGCCTTGGGCTTACGTGAGCGATACCAATGAACACTGGATTGAAGTGAAAATTATTTATTTTATTGATAACTACGGATCGCAATTCAATATCGGTGACAAGGTGTATGTCCGTGGTGTCGAGGCTTTACGTGCTGCGGGCCTTAAATTAGCTCGACAAACCTTTGAGATTTCAGATAAAAGGGCTCTTCCTGTGGAGCCGACATGA
- a CDS encoding glutathione S-transferase family protein, translated as MIDFYTASTPNGRKIALMLEELEVPYTEHKVDLSKNEQKSPEFLEMNPNGRIPVIVDRHGPYDHKTTVFESGAILYYLAEKYGSFIGHSLEEKAHTLQWVMFQMSAIGPIFGNYYYGVNTMKPTNPGFIERFEKECIRLVGVMELQLQKNEYLAGSTYTIADIATYPWIAGFTKSKPEWFESKPSVLRWVQKVSERPAVKKVLP; from the coding sequence ATGATCGATTTCTATACAGCCAGCACTCCCAACGGACGCAAAATCGCTTTGATGCTGGAGGAGCTTGAAGTTCCCTACACTGAACACAAGGTGGATCTTTCTAAAAACGAACAAAAATCTCCTGAGTTTTTAGAGATGAATCCCAACGGAAGAATCCCGGTCATTGTGGATCGCCACGGTCCTTACGATCATAAGACGACGGTTTTTGAAAGCGGTGCGATTCTTTATTATCTCGCTGAAAAGTACGGAAGTTTCATTGGTCATAGCCTTGAAGAAAAAGCGCACACTCTGCAATGGGTGATGTTTCAGATGTCGGCAATCGGCCCGATATTTGGGAATTACTATTACGGTGTGAATACTATGAAGCCTACAAATCCAGGATTCATTGAACGCTTCGAAAAAGAGTGCATCCGACTTGTGGGAGTTATGGAGCTTCAGCTTCAAAAAAATGAATATCTTGCCGGAAGCACTTACACGATCGCGGACATCGCGACTTACCCGTGGATCGCGGGATTCACAAAATCAAAACCGGAATGGTTTGAATCTAAACCTTCAGTTCTTCGCTGGGTTCAGAAGGTGAGTGAGCGTCCTGCGGTGAAGAAGGTTCTGCCTTAA
- a CDS encoding L,D-transpeptidase family protein: MKNSLLTILTISLFSANVFAGSKAADKNYQFCDDITKVDKLLDRSRESVQRIKDEGLKIERIVVSKDRKELYLISGETMLRVYPVAFGSNPVGHKQFEGDGKTPEGIYYVDYKNPQSEYTKALHVSYPNKKDVEFAKAQGKSAGGDIMIHGLPSDDRKRQVVGAIHPMNWTRGCVAVTNEQIADIYSLVQENTLVEICKMTTDDKSDDGRTTISIPAKRN, encoded by the coding sequence ATGAAAAACTCTCTACTTACAATTCTAACTATTAGCTTGTTCTCTGCCAACGTATTTGCCGGCTCTAAAGCTGCGGATAAGAACTACCAATTCTGTGATGATATCACAAAGGTGGACAAGCTCTTAGATCGCTCTAGAGAGTCTGTACAAAGAATCAAAGATGAAGGTCTTAAAATCGAGCGCATCGTGGTTTCTAAAGACCGCAAAGAGCTTTATCTGATTTCCGGTGAAACAATGCTCAGAGTTTATCCGGTGGCTTTCGGTTCAAATCCCGTCGGTCACAAACAGTTTGAAGGAGACGGAAAAACTCCTGAAGGTATTTACTATGTCGATTATAAAAATCCACAAAGTGAATACACCAAAGCTCTTCACGTTTCTTATCCTAACAAGAAGGACGTAGAATTCGCCAAAGCCCAAGGCAAGTCTGCGGGCGGCGACATTATGATTCATGGTCTTCCAAGTGATGATAGAAAACGTCAGGTGGTCGGTGCGATTCATCCCATGAACTGGACGCGCGGCTGTGTGGCGGTGACGAACGAACAGATCGCAGATATTTATTCTTTAGTTCAAGAAAACACGCTTGTTGAAATTTGCAAAATGACCACAGACGACAAGAGCGATGATGGCAGAACAACGATCTCCATCCCGGCTAAAAGAAATTAA
- a CDS encoding alpha/beta fold hydrolase codes for MESSLKQKLWFLFIRYFSWVLPKRSASWAEDLFLTPTRVPRPESERSWFESAKKYTLAGGIAAFEWGPSTGPLVVLVHGWSGRGTQMGAFAEPLVEKGYRVIALDGPAHGGSEGERTNVGDYAKFLIRAQKELGPFKAVIAHSFGAGCSVLGASWGLKVEKLVLVAGPSRYEVVVDDYLKFISISPSAQKYFLKSLAQKVGLTAKELNVGNIGSKLQIPALIVHDKEDKEVGYTAALEIKEAWPHAHLLTTTNLGHRRILKDPKVTQQVAEFIDPC; via the coding sequence ATGGAATCTTCGCTCAAGCAGAAATTATGGTTTCTTTTTATTCGGTATTTCTCGTGGGTGCTTCCTAAGCGAAGTGCCTCTTGGGCGGAGGATCTGTTTCTAACTCCAACAAGGGTTCCACGACCTGAGTCGGAAAGGTCCTGGTTTGAGTCTGCAAAAAAATACACTCTCGCTGGCGGCATTGCGGCGTTTGAATGGGGGCCTTCAACAGGTCCCCTTGTTGTTCTTGTTCATGGTTGGAGCGGCCGAGGTACACAGATGGGAGCTTTTGCAGAACCCTTAGTGGAAAAAGGCTACCGTGTGATCGCTCTCGACGGTCCTGCGCATGGCGGCTCTGAAGGTGAACGCACCAATGTTGGTGATTATGCAAAATTTCTTATTCGCGCTCAAAAAGAGCTGGGACCTTTTAAGGCAGTCATAGCGCATTCATTTGGTGCAGGCTGTTCTGTGCTTGGGGCTTCATGGGGCTTGAAAGTTGAAAAATTAGTTTTGGTCGCGGGGCCTTCTCGTTATGAAGTTGTTGTCGACGATTACTTAAAATTTATTTCCATCAGTCCTTCGGCGCAGAAATATTTCTTAAAAAGTCTCGCGCAAAAAGTAGGACTCACAGCCAAGGAACTCAATGTCGGTAATATCGGGAGTAAATTACAGATCCCAGCTTTGATCGTGCACGACAAAGAAGACAAAGAAGTCGGCTATACCGCGGCCCTCGAAATAAAAGAAGCCTGGCCTCACGCACATCTTCTAACAACCACAAATCTAGGGCATCGTCGGATTTTGAAAGATCCGAAAGTCACTCAACAAGTCGCTGAATTCATTGATCCCTGCTAA